In one Magallana gigas chromosome 9, xbMagGiga1.1, whole genome shotgun sequence genomic region, the following are encoded:
- the LOC136271612 gene encoding death-associated inhibitor of apoptosis 2-like yields the protein MSHTSDSTPGSNNFPGGSRDSSIGSSGSRDSGRGRSNSQEGGSLEQPPQRFSIGLSGPQPVVASLPRSQSGGISSPQNETPPLEPAQLLGNPSFLRYQFIQSTQERFSHLNSTPEHQVEAREVRARMELPMVRAVLETGVSRNSVMQVIERRLRETGDDYPTAEALLNAVLTLEENPGALNVSSSHDLGAMDIPPNIPPEIPPYIPLDITPPPPDPSPTRTNQRTPNSGGTSSNTTVEPGSKDLEEENRLLREQKTCKICLDAEVGVVFLPCGHLCCCVMCAPAVRQCPICRAEIRGTVRTFIP from the exons ATGAGCCACACTTCAGACTCCACGCCGGGATCCAACAATTTTCCTGGTGGATCCAGGGATTCGTCTATAGGGTCGTCTGGATCTCGGGATAGTGGGAGAGGCAGAAGTAACAGCCAGGAGGGAGGGTCACTGGAACAGCCACCACAAAGGTTTAGCATAGGATTATCAG GTCCTCAGCCTGTTGTTGCCAGCCTCCCTCGCTCCCAAAGTGGGGGAATCTCCTCCCCCCAAAACGAGACACCTCCCCTGGAGCCCGCCCAGCTGCTGGGAAATCCAAGCTTCCTACGGTACCAGTTTATACAAAGCACACAGGAAAGATTTAGTCACCTTAATAGCACTCCAG AACATCAAGTGGAGGCTCGCGAGGTTCGCGCTCGGATGGAGCTGCCCATGGTTCGAGCTGTTCTGGAGACGGGGGTTAGTCGGAACAGCGTGATGCAGGTCATAGAGAGGAGGCTCAGAGAAACAG GTGACGACTACCCGACTGCTGAGGCTCTATTGAATGCTGTCCTGACATTGGAGGAAAATCCTGGGGCCCTCAATGTGTCCTCGTCACATGACCTGGGAGCCATGGATATCCCGCCGAACATCCCTCCAGAAATCCCTCCATATATCCCTCTAGATATTACTCCACCCCCTCCTGACCCATCACCTACCAGGACCAATCAACGTACTCCTAACTCGG GAGGAACGTCATCTAACACTACAGTAGAACCGGGATCCAaag ATCTGGAGGAGGAGAACCGGTTGTTACGTGAGCAGAAGACGTGTAAGATCTGTCTGGACGCTGAGGTGGGGGTGGTGTTCCTGCCCTGTGGACACCTCTGCTGCTGCGTGATGTGTGCCCCCGCCGTCAGGCAGTGTCCGATCTGTAGGGCCGAGATCCGTGGCACCGTCAGAACATTTATCCCGTAG